A DNA window from Loxodonta africana isolate mLoxAfr1 chromosome 7, mLoxAfr1.hap2, whole genome shotgun sequence contains the following coding sequences:
- the HARBI1 gene encoding putative nuclease HARBI1 has translation MAIPITVLDCDLLLYGRGHRTLDRFKLDDVTDEYLMSVYGFPRQFIYYLVELLGASLSRPTQRSRAISPETQILAALGFYTSGSFQTRMGDAIGISQASMSRCVANVTEALVERASQFIHFPADETSMQALKDGFYGLAGMPGVIGVVDCIHVAIKAPNAEDLSYVNRKGLHSLNCLMVCDLRGALMTVETNWPGSLQDSTVLQQSSLCSQFEAGMHKDSWLLGDSSFFLRTWLMTPLHIPETPTEHRYNMVHAATHSVIKKTFQTLNSRFRCLDGSKGALQYSPEKSSHIILACCVLHNISLEHGLDVCSSPVTGLVEQPPEEEYEHMESLDFEADRIRQELMLTHFS, from the exons ATGGCTATACCAATAACAGTGCTTGATTGTGATCTCTTACTGTATGGCCGAGGTCACCGAACATTGGATCGCTTTAAGTTGGATGATGTGACAGATGAGTACTTGATGTCTGTGTATGGGTTCCCACGACAGTTCATTTATTACTTAGTGGAGCTCTTGGGGGCTAGTCTTTCTAGACCTACTCAGCGATCCAGGGCTATTAGCCCAGAGACACAGATCCTCGCAGCATTGGGCTTCTATACCTCAGGTTCCTTCCAGACTCGCATGGGAGATGCTATTGGAATCAGTCAGGCCTCTATGAGTCGTTGTGTTGCCAATGTCACTGAAGCACTGGTGGAAAGGGCCTCGCAGTTCATTCACTTTCCAGCTGATGAAACCTCCATGCAGGCTCTGAAGGATGGATTCTATGGGTTGGCAGGGATGCCAGGGGTGATAGGGGTGGTTGACTGTATCCATGTGGCAATCAAGGCACCAAATGCCGAAGACCTCTCCTATGTGAACCGCAAAGGCCTGCATTCTTTGAACTGCCTGATGGTGTGCGACCTCAGAGGGGCACTAATGACTGTGGAGACGAACTGGCCGGGTAGCCTACAGGACTCTACTGTGCTGCAGCAGTCGTCTCTCTGTAGTCAGTTTGAAGCCGGAATGCACAAAGACAGCTGGCTGCTTG GTGACAGTTCCTTCTTTCTCCGTACCTGGCTCATGACCCCACTTCACATTCCTGAAACTCCAACCGAGCATCGCTATAATATGGTCCATGCTGCTACTCACAGTGTGATTAAGAAGACTTTCCAAACCCTCAACTCCCGATTCCGCTGCCTGGATGGATCCAAGGGAGCACTGCAGTACTCACCTGAGAAGTCCAGCCACATCATCTTGGCTTGTTGTGTACTCCACAACATCTCCCTGGAGCATGGGCTGGATGTTTGTTCCTCCCCAGTGACAGGACTCGTGGAACAGCCCCCTGAGGAAGAGTATGAGCACATGGAGTCCCTGGACTTCGAGGCCGACCGGATCCGCCAGGAGCTGATGCTCACTCATTTTAGCTAA